From a single Oreochromis niloticus isolate F11D_XX linkage group LG4, O_niloticus_UMD_NMBU, whole genome shotgun sequence genomic region:
- the svilc gene encoding supervillin isoform X4, producing the protein MENAVLEPRSERIARYKAERRRELAERYGSIDELPSKWVRRDEKKVHEPASQAHGGTLNSHGLSEKMNSRTQEVSNGLEAPAESDCLRRQGSQNSASMQSGEEPHVPHGLDGPQLHTRVSVGQLRSALLQQTESGAQPEKASFPDAGQATSSLDLAVNPGSEGGRRRTRRYLPSASGGNRKTSERFRTQPITANEMEESSGCLDPENEENSKADVKTDDRAKMSVAAKMSLFKELEKSSASEASAFLKPRSGCVSHERRSRRGNDHRFLTQPITCGEIVAISTPKPTPPVEVQSVQAESEEDGDESCKLSMSEKLALFNKLSLPGREGAGPADGPPERRRQKGARYRTQPITVEELQKGPVQLPALCLSPHMSDRQQASSVNLKPSEVRLSQSTSDAGTGLGKSGPTQQGPQCYDSEPGLKGILKKSRSAGSEWSRTEASQVDASYSHEQNGGGCREAAIHGSKAGGEREGTSTAPQRERREASGMEEGSQSAAPWRQRARNRRETIACTPIRALSEQDAPQQERSCQSKHELSFSSEKNSVDINGRAKQEEDQKAMSKMHDDTTDIKAVRVTSEECAPKLQETTNGSRSEYHVLEESENPHLENDNLQCWEPVFASVYSINTPQYIMCFNQTNLSFEAQEVFSPTNNQSQPQWRHKDKGTEFQMTEFGELKTQQESKGQEAGSTAKTSLVSGESRRNGIARNRRHSTDAPSCKNEVTPQSSSPTVATQEVKEETPVDEPNMFDGGFYCEQSPPSACPPACGGIAASEGEQDLGVFCQTNTPILTSAVAEHRRSVRPSRRTQGSRNPLRALAAREDIRQDFMGERVNSSAQERIQAEKKSKNSSMADSPPLRSEESSLDAETAKSYPPFSSLMLIHIKGRRHVQVRLVEPSVRSLNSGDCFLLVTPEHCILWSGEFANGQEKAKASELALFIQSQRDLGCFATQIVHLEEGMNSDSSVAADFWSLLGGRTQYKGAGAPEEDELYERSVVESNCVYRLVENKLVPHEQAWASIPSITLLASSEALVFDFGSEIYLWLGQDVSLRRRNVALQLTHQVWVGAYDYSNCQVNPLDPTQCNPAIQLRGEGRPSWALFGVLTESNETALFREKFLDWMCRVGGREEVASGTDQTQSIPVQSSQPLSPPSDFLSPCDAKALVSGQCLEGDGLVRTVLAGVDVQRGHGVIMLTEERQMELKTVAVDTWHVQEFDDSEIPVESNGQLYEGDSYVIRWKYSISTADNTDSSDECGTDPAPKEKTAFFLWRGRHSSVSGRDTAAFLSIGMRNHEESQVVVPQGKEPPCFLQLFKGGLVIHKGKQEEASINTDGWRLFCVRGELPEEGFLLEVDCCCAGLRSRGCVVLLNGQQGVLYLWIGCKAHSSTKEVSKRVVEVLSKICPSEVGLSKSSPVKVQVVEEGSEPEDFWTALGQKDRKAYDCMLQDPGKYNFTPRLFHLSASSGSFQAEELQSPIQMPGLVMAMPFVQESLYSVPQPALFLLDNRLEVYLWQRGQPEQTESSSAWRLWHHERKCAMQTALQYCKEINQRRPPHAYLILEGAEPLTFTNVFPRWEKSLEPHAQGDTGRAKLTLVQDALAQLMKTQYPLEELLRSPLPEGVDPQRLEVYLSNEDFQTILEMKRDEYASLPSWKQIDLKKSKGLFC; encoded by the exons ATGGAGAACGCCGTCCTGGAGCCCAGATCAGAGCGGATTGCCCGCTACAAGGCTGAGAGGAGGCGAGAACTGGCCGAACGCTATGGCAGCATTGACGAGCTTCCTTCTAAGTGGGTGAGAAGGGATGAGAAAAAGGTTCATGAGCCAGCGAGCCAAGCGCATGGAGGAACGTTAAACTCTCATGGCCTGAGTGAAAAAATGAACAGCAGAACACAGGAAGTTTCAAATGGATTAGAGGCTCCTGCTGAGTCCGACTGCCTGAGAAG GCAGGGTTCCCAGAACTCTGCTAGCATGCAGAGTGGGGAAGAGCCTCATGTCCCTCATGGACTTGACGGCCCGCAGCTCCACACTCGGGTGTCCGTGGGCCAGTTGAGAAGTGCTCTTCTACAGCAGACGGAGAGCGGAGCACAGCCCGAGAAAGC TAGCTTCCCTGATGCTGGGCAAGCCACATCCTCTCTGGACCTGGCTGTAAACCCGGGCTCTGAAGGGGGTCGGCGACGCACTCGGCGTTACCTCCCTAGCGCGTCAGGCGGTAACAGAAAAACTAGCGAACGCTTCAGgacacagccaatcacagccaATGAGATGGAGGAGAGCAGTGG GTGCTTGGATCCAGAGAACGAGGAAAACAGCAAAG CAGATGTAAAAACAGATGACAGAGCCAAAATGAGTGTGGCAGCCAAGATGTCTCTGTTTAAA GAGCTGGAGAAGTCTTCAGCCTCCGAGGCCTCGGCCTTCCTCAAGCCTCGCTCAGGCTGCGTCTCTCATGAACGCAGGAGCCGGCGTGGCAACGACCATCGCTTTCTGACACAGCCAATCACCTGTGGAGAAATAGTGGCAATCAG CACTCCCAAACCAACACCACCAGTGGAGGTCCAGTCTGTGCAGGCTGAGTCAGAGGAGGATGGCGATGAGAGCTGCAAGCTGAGCATGAGCGAGAAGCTGGCCCTCTTCAACAAACTGTCCCTGCCTGGGAGGGAGGGAGCCGGGCCTGCTGACGGGCCCCCAGAGAGACGAAGGCAAAAGGGGGCTCGGTACCGCACGCAGCCCATCACTGTGGAGGAG CTCCAGAAAGGCCCTGTTCAGCTTCCTGCCCTCTGTTTGTCCCCTCATATGTCTGACAGACAGCAGGCCTCGTCTGTCAACCTGAAACCCAGTGAGGTACGTCTTTCACAGTCCACATCAGATGCCGGCACTGGACTCGGAAAATCTGGTCCGACTCAACAGGGACCACAGTGCTACGACTCTGAGCCAGGCTTAAAAGGAATCCTGAAGAAGAGCCGCTCTGCAGGCTCGGAGTGGAGCAGGACAGAAGCCAGTCAGGTAGACGCATCATACAGCCACGAACAGAATGGTGGAGGCTGTAGAGAAGCGGCGATACACGGGAGCAAAGCCGGAGGTGAGAGGGAGGGAACTTCTACAGcaccacagagagagagacgagAGGCCAGTGGTATGGAGGAAGGTTCGCAGTCTGCTGCTCCCTGGAGGCAGAGGGctagaaacaggagggaaaccaTTGCCTGCACGCCAATAAGAGCCTTGTCAGAGCAGGATGCTCCACAGCAGGAGAGGTCCTGCCAGTCCAAACATGAACTGAGCTTTTCCTCTGAGAAAAACAGCGTAGACATCAATGGAAGAGCCAA GCAAGAGGAAGACCAAAAGGCCATGAGTAAGATGCATGATGACACCACAGATATAAAAGCTGTCCGGGTCACCTCAGAAGAGTGCGCGCCTAAACTGCAGGAGACAACCAACGGCAGCAGAAGTGAG TATCATGTGCTGGAAGAGTCAGAAAACCCTCATCTTGAGAATGACAACCTTCAGTGCTGG GAGCCCGTCTTTGCCTCTGTCTATTCTATCAATACGCCCCAATATATCATGTGTTTTAATCAG ACTAACCTCTCCTTTGAGGCACAAGAAGTCTTCTCTCCTACGAACAATCAGAGTCAGCCTCAGTGGAGACATAAG GATAAAGGAACTGAGTTTCAGATGACTGAATTTGGAGAATtgaaaacacagcaggaaagcAAAGGGCAGGAGGCTGGAAGCACGGCTAAGACAA GCCTTGTATCTGGCGAATCACGTAGAAATGGTATCGCTCGCAACAGGAGACACTCCACTGATGCTCCATCATGCAAAAATGAAG TGACTCCACAGAGTTCTTCACCAACAGTCGCTACTCAGGAGGTAAAGGAAGAGACGCCTGTTGATGAACCAAACATGTTTGATGGCGGTTTCTACTGTGAGCAGTCACCTCCTTCAGCCTGCCCCCCAGCTTGTGGTGGGATTGCTGCCTCAGAGGGTGAGCAGGACCTGGGAGTCTTCTGCCAGACCAACACACCCAT ATTGACCTCAGCAGTAGCAGAGCACAGGCGGTCGGTACGTCCGTCCCGTCGGACTCAAGGCTCCAGAAACCCTCTGAGGGCTCTCGCAGCCAGAGAGGACATCAGGCAGGACTTCATGGGGGAGAGAGTCAATTCATCGGCTCAGGAGAGGATCCAAGCAGAAAAAA aGTCTAAGAACTCGTCTATGGCAGACTCACCTCCCTTAAGATCTGAAGAATCCTCCTTAGATGCCGAGACAGCTAAGTCTTACCCGCCCTTCAGCAGCCTgatgctaattcacatcaaag GTAGGCGGCATGTTCAGGTCCGCCTGGTTGAGCCCTCAGTGCGGTCACTGAACAGCGGAGACTGCTTCCTGCTGGTCACTCCAGAGCACTGCATCCTGTGGAGTGGAGAGTTTGCCAACGGACAAGAAAAAGCAAAG gcCTCTGAGCTGGCTTTGTTCATCCAGAGCCAAAGGGACCTTGGTTGTTTTGCTACTCAAATTGTCCACCTGGAGGAGGGCATGAACTCTGACAGCAGTGTGGCTGCAGACTTCTGGAGTCTGTTGGGAGGAAGAACACAGTACAAAG GAGCTGGTGCTCCAGAGGAGGATGAGCTCTATGAGCGCAGTGTGGTGGAGTCCAACTGTGTGTACAGACTGGTGGAAAACAAACTGGTGCCTCATGAACAGGCTTGGGCCTCCATCCCCAGCATCACCCTGCTGGCCTCCTCTGAG GCCCTGGTGTTTGATTTCGGCAGTGAGATCTATCTGTGGCTCGGACAGGACGTTTCCCTCAGGAGGAGAAATGTTGCTCTCCAGTTGACTCACCAGGTGTGGGTTGGAGCTTATGACTACAGCAACTGTCAAGTAAACCCACTGGATCCCACTCAGTGTAACCCTGCAATTCAGCT ACGAGGAGAAGGCCGTCCCAGCTGGGCTCTGTTCGGCGTCCTCACTGAGAGCAACGAGACGGCTCTGTTCAGGGAGAAGTTCCTGGACTGGATGTGCAGGGTTGGAGGCAGAGAGGAAGTGGCTTCAGGGACGGATCAGACGCAG TCCATCCCAGTCCAGTCGTCCCAGCCGCTCTCCCCTCCATCAGACTTCTTGAGTCCCTGCGATGCCAAAGCTCTAGTATCGGGTCAGTGCTTAGAAGGTGACGGTTTGGTCCGTACTGTGCTGGCTGGGGTCGATGTCCAGAGAGGTCATGGTGTCATCATGCTGACGGAGGAACGTCAGATGGAGCTTAAAACAGTAGCGGTGGACACCTGGCACGTCCAGGAGTTTGACGACAGTGAAATCCCAGTGGAGAGCAACGGACAGCTTTATGAAGGAGACTCTTATGTAATCCGCTGGAAGTACAGCATCAGTACAGCTG ACAACACAGACAGCTCAGATGAGTGTGGGACAGATCCTGCACCAAAGGAAAAGACGGCCTTCTTCCTGTGGCGAGGCCGTCACTCCAGTGTCAGTGGACGGGACACAGCTGCTTTCCTTTCCATCGGGATGAGGAACCATGAAGAGTCACAG GTGGTTGTGCCTCAGGGAAAAGAACCGCCCTGTTTCCTGCAGCTTTTCAAGGGAGGCTTGGTCATTCACAAAGGAAAGCAAGAGGAAGCTTCCATCAACACAG ACGGTTGGCGTCTGTTTTGTGTGCGAGGGGAGCTCCCAGAAGAGGGTTTTCTGTTAGAGGTGGACTGCTGCTGTGCGGGTCTGAGGTCTAGAGGCTGTGTTGTCCTGCTAAATGGCCAGCAGGGAGTGCTCTATCTCTGGATTGGTTGTAAGGCTCACAGCAGCACAAAGGAAGTCAGCAAGAGGGTGGTGGAGGTCCTCTCTAAAAT ttgTCCATCAGAGGTGGGTTTAAGCAAAAGCAGCCCTGTAAAGGTGCAGGTAGTAGAGGAAGGTTCAGAGCCAGAAGACTTCTGGACAGCACTGGGACAAAAGGACAGGAAGGCCTATGACTGCATGCTGCAAG ATCCAGGAAAGTATAACTTCACGCCTCGCCTCTTCCACCTGAGTGCCTCCTCTGGGAGTTTCCAGGCCGAGGAGCTCCAGAGTCCGATACAGATGCCGGGGCTTGTGATGGCAATGCCTTTTGTCCAGGAGAGCCTGTACAGTGTACCACAACCAG CTTTGTTCCTGCTTGACAACCGTCTGGAGGTCTACTTGTGGCAGAGAGGTCAGCCTGAGCAGACAGAGAGCTCCTCAGCCTGGAGACTCTGGCATCATGAGAGGAAGTGTGCCATGCAGACAGCGCTGCAGTACTGCAAAG aaataaaccagaGAAGGCCGCCACATGCATATCTCATCCTCGAGGGGGCTGAGCCTCTCACCTTCACTAATGTCTTCCCACGCTGGGAGAAAAGCCTTGAACCTCATGCACAG GGTGATACAGGGCGAGCGAAGCTGACCTTGGTGCAGGACGCCCTGGCCCAGCTCATGAAGACCCAGTATCCTCTGGAGGAGCTGCTGCGGAGCCCCCTTCCTGAAGGAGTGGACCCCCAGCGCCTGGAAGTCTACCTGTCCAACGAGGACTTTCAG ACTATTTTGGAAATGAAGAGAGATGAATATGCCTCCCTCCCAAGCTGGAAGCAAATTGATCTGAAGAAAAGCAAAGGGCTGTTTTGTTAG
- the svilc gene encoding supervillin isoform X3: MENAVLEPRSERIARYKAERRRELAERYGSIDELPSKWVRRDEKKVHEPASQAHGGTLNSHGLSEKMNSRTQEVSNGLEAPAESDCLRRQGSQNSASMQSGEEPHVPHGLDGPQLHTRVSVGQLRSALLQQTESGAQPEKASFPDAGQATSSLDLAVNPGSEGGRRRTRRYLPSASGGNRKTSERFRTQPITANEMEESSGCLDPENEENSKDVKTDDRAKMSVAAKMSLFKELEKSSASEASAFLKPRSGCVSHERRSRRGNDHRFLTQPITCGEIVAISTPKPTPPVEVQSVQAESEEDGDESCKLSMSEKLALFNKLSLPGREGAGPADGPPERRRQKGARYRTQPITVEEVSLLQKGPVQLPALCLSPHMSDRQQASSVNLKPSEVRLSQSTSDAGTGLGKSGPTQQGPQCYDSEPGLKGILKKSRSAGSEWSRTEASQVDASYSHEQNGGGCREAAIHGSKAGGEREGTSTAPQRERREASGMEEGSQSAAPWRQRARNRRETIACTPIRALSEQDAPQQERSCQSKHELSFSSEKNSVDINGRAKQEEDQKAMSKMHDDTTDIKAVRVTSEECAPKLQETTNGSRSEYHVLEESENPHLENDNLQCWEPVFASVYSINTPQYIMCFNQTNLSFEAQEVFSPTNNQSQPQWRHKDKGTEFQMTEFGELKTQQESKGQEAGSTAKTSLVSGESRRNGIARNRRHSTDAPSCKNEVTPQSSSPTVATQEVKEETPVDEPNMFDGGFYCEQSPPSACPPACGGIAASEGEQDLGVFCQTNTPILTSAVAEHRRSVRPSRRTQGSRNPLRALAAREDIRQDFMGERVNSSAQERIQAEKKSKNSSMADSPPLRSEESSLDAETAKSYPPFSSLMLIHIKGRRHVQVRLVEPSVRSLNSGDCFLLVTPEHCILWSGEFANGQEKAKASELALFIQSQRDLGCFATQIVHLEEGMNSDSSVAADFWSLLGGRTQYKGAGAPEEDELYERSVVESNCVYRLVENKLVPHEQAWASIPSITLLASSEALVFDFGSEIYLWLGQDVSLRRRNVALQLTHQVWVGAYDYSNCQVNPLDPTQCNPAIQLRGEGRPSWALFGVLTESNETALFREKFLDWMCRVGGREEVASGTDQTQSIPVQSSQPLSPPSDFLSPCDAKALVSGQCLEGDGLVRTVLAGVDVQRGHGVIMLTEERQMELKTVAVDTWHVQEFDDSEIPVESNGQLYEGDSYVIRWKYSISTADNTDSSDECGTDPAPKEKTAFFLWRGRHSSVSGRDTAAFLSIGMRNHEESQVVVPQGKEPPCFLQLFKGGLVIHKGKQEEASINTDGWRLFCVRGELPEEGFLLEVDCCCAGLRSRGCVVLLNGQQGVLYLWIGCKAHSSTKEVSKRVVEVLSKICPSEVGLSKSSPVKVQVVEEGSEPEDFWTALGQKDRKAYDCMLQDPGKYNFTPRLFHLSASSGSFQAEELQSPIQMPGLVMAMPFVQESLYSVPQPALFLLDNRLEVYLWQRGQPEQTESSSAWRLWHHERKCAMQTALQYCKEINQRRPPHAYLILEGAEPLTFTNVFPRWEKSLEPHAQGDTGRAKLTLVQDALAQLMKTQYPLEELLRSPLPEGVDPQRLEVYLSNEDFQTILEMKRDEYASLPSWKQIDLKKSKGLFC, from the exons ATGGAGAACGCCGTCCTGGAGCCCAGATCAGAGCGGATTGCCCGCTACAAGGCTGAGAGGAGGCGAGAACTGGCCGAACGCTATGGCAGCATTGACGAGCTTCCTTCTAAGTGGGTGAGAAGGGATGAGAAAAAGGTTCATGAGCCAGCGAGCCAAGCGCATGGAGGAACGTTAAACTCTCATGGCCTGAGTGAAAAAATGAACAGCAGAACACAGGAAGTTTCAAATGGATTAGAGGCTCCTGCTGAGTCCGACTGCCTGAGAAG GCAGGGTTCCCAGAACTCTGCTAGCATGCAGAGTGGGGAAGAGCCTCATGTCCCTCATGGACTTGACGGCCCGCAGCTCCACACTCGGGTGTCCGTGGGCCAGTTGAGAAGTGCTCTTCTACAGCAGACGGAGAGCGGAGCACAGCCCGAGAAAGC TAGCTTCCCTGATGCTGGGCAAGCCACATCCTCTCTGGACCTGGCTGTAAACCCGGGCTCTGAAGGGGGTCGGCGACGCACTCGGCGTTACCTCCCTAGCGCGTCAGGCGGTAACAGAAAAACTAGCGAACGCTTCAGgacacagccaatcacagccaATGAGATGGAGGAGAGCAGTGG GTGCTTGGATCCAGAGAACGAGGAAAACAGCAAAG ATGTAAAAACAGATGACAGAGCCAAAATGAGTGTGGCAGCCAAGATGTCTCTGTTTAAA GAGCTGGAGAAGTCTTCAGCCTCCGAGGCCTCGGCCTTCCTCAAGCCTCGCTCAGGCTGCGTCTCTCATGAACGCAGGAGCCGGCGTGGCAACGACCATCGCTTTCTGACACAGCCAATCACCTGTGGAGAAATAGTGGCAATCAG CACTCCCAAACCAACACCACCAGTGGAGGTCCAGTCTGTGCAGGCTGAGTCAGAGGAGGATGGCGATGAGAGCTGCAAGCTGAGCATGAGCGAGAAGCTGGCCCTCTTCAACAAACTGTCCCTGCCTGGGAGGGAGGGAGCCGGGCCTGCTGACGGGCCCCCAGAGAGACGAAGGCAAAAGGGGGCTCGGTACCGCACGCAGCCCATCACTGTGGAGGAGGTCAGTCTG CTCCAGAAAGGCCCTGTTCAGCTTCCTGCCCTCTGTTTGTCCCCTCATATGTCTGACAGACAGCAGGCCTCGTCTGTCAACCTGAAACCCAGTGAGGTACGTCTTTCACAGTCCACATCAGATGCCGGCACTGGACTCGGAAAATCTGGTCCGACTCAACAGGGACCACAGTGCTACGACTCTGAGCCAGGCTTAAAAGGAATCCTGAAGAAGAGCCGCTCTGCAGGCTCGGAGTGGAGCAGGACAGAAGCCAGTCAGGTAGACGCATCATACAGCCACGAACAGAATGGTGGAGGCTGTAGAGAAGCGGCGATACACGGGAGCAAAGCCGGAGGTGAGAGGGAGGGAACTTCTACAGcaccacagagagagagacgagAGGCCAGTGGTATGGAGGAAGGTTCGCAGTCTGCTGCTCCCTGGAGGCAGAGGGctagaaacaggagggaaaccaTTGCCTGCACGCCAATAAGAGCCTTGTCAGAGCAGGATGCTCCACAGCAGGAGAGGTCCTGCCAGTCCAAACATGAACTGAGCTTTTCCTCTGAGAAAAACAGCGTAGACATCAATGGAAGAGCCAA GCAAGAGGAAGACCAAAAGGCCATGAGTAAGATGCATGATGACACCACAGATATAAAAGCTGTCCGGGTCACCTCAGAAGAGTGCGCGCCTAAACTGCAGGAGACAACCAACGGCAGCAGAAGTGAG TATCATGTGCTGGAAGAGTCAGAAAACCCTCATCTTGAGAATGACAACCTTCAGTGCTGG GAGCCCGTCTTTGCCTCTGTCTATTCTATCAATACGCCCCAATATATCATGTGTTTTAATCAG ACTAACCTCTCCTTTGAGGCACAAGAAGTCTTCTCTCCTACGAACAATCAGAGTCAGCCTCAGTGGAGACATAAG GATAAAGGAACTGAGTTTCAGATGACTGAATTTGGAGAATtgaaaacacagcaggaaagcAAAGGGCAGGAGGCTGGAAGCACGGCTAAGACAA GCCTTGTATCTGGCGAATCACGTAGAAATGGTATCGCTCGCAACAGGAGACACTCCACTGATGCTCCATCATGCAAAAATGAAG TGACTCCACAGAGTTCTTCACCAACAGTCGCTACTCAGGAGGTAAAGGAAGAGACGCCTGTTGATGAACCAAACATGTTTGATGGCGGTTTCTACTGTGAGCAGTCACCTCCTTCAGCCTGCCCCCCAGCTTGTGGTGGGATTGCTGCCTCAGAGGGTGAGCAGGACCTGGGAGTCTTCTGCCAGACCAACACACCCAT ATTGACCTCAGCAGTAGCAGAGCACAGGCGGTCGGTACGTCCGTCCCGTCGGACTCAAGGCTCCAGAAACCCTCTGAGGGCTCTCGCAGCCAGAGAGGACATCAGGCAGGACTTCATGGGGGAGAGAGTCAATTCATCGGCTCAGGAGAGGATCCAAGCAGAAAAAA aGTCTAAGAACTCGTCTATGGCAGACTCACCTCCCTTAAGATCTGAAGAATCCTCCTTAGATGCCGAGACAGCTAAGTCTTACCCGCCCTTCAGCAGCCTgatgctaattcacatcaaag GTAGGCGGCATGTTCAGGTCCGCCTGGTTGAGCCCTCAGTGCGGTCACTGAACAGCGGAGACTGCTTCCTGCTGGTCACTCCAGAGCACTGCATCCTGTGGAGTGGAGAGTTTGCCAACGGACAAGAAAAAGCAAAG gcCTCTGAGCTGGCTTTGTTCATCCAGAGCCAAAGGGACCTTGGTTGTTTTGCTACTCAAATTGTCCACCTGGAGGAGGGCATGAACTCTGACAGCAGTGTGGCTGCAGACTTCTGGAGTCTGTTGGGAGGAAGAACACAGTACAAAG GAGCTGGTGCTCCAGAGGAGGATGAGCTCTATGAGCGCAGTGTGGTGGAGTCCAACTGTGTGTACAGACTGGTGGAAAACAAACTGGTGCCTCATGAACAGGCTTGGGCCTCCATCCCCAGCATCACCCTGCTGGCCTCCTCTGAG GCCCTGGTGTTTGATTTCGGCAGTGAGATCTATCTGTGGCTCGGACAGGACGTTTCCCTCAGGAGGAGAAATGTTGCTCTCCAGTTGACTCACCAGGTGTGGGTTGGAGCTTATGACTACAGCAACTGTCAAGTAAACCCACTGGATCCCACTCAGTGTAACCCTGCAATTCAGCT ACGAGGAGAAGGCCGTCCCAGCTGGGCTCTGTTCGGCGTCCTCACTGAGAGCAACGAGACGGCTCTGTTCAGGGAGAAGTTCCTGGACTGGATGTGCAGGGTTGGAGGCAGAGAGGAAGTGGCTTCAGGGACGGATCAGACGCAG TCCATCCCAGTCCAGTCGTCCCAGCCGCTCTCCCCTCCATCAGACTTCTTGAGTCCCTGCGATGCCAAAGCTCTAGTATCGGGTCAGTGCTTAGAAGGTGACGGTTTGGTCCGTACTGTGCTGGCTGGGGTCGATGTCCAGAGAGGTCATGGTGTCATCATGCTGACGGAGGAACGTCAGATGGAGCTTAAAACAGTAGCGGTGGACACCTGGCACGTCCAGGAGTTTGACGACAGTGAAATCCCAGTGGAGAGCAACGGACAGCTTTATGAAGGAGACTCTTATGTAATCCGCTGGAAGTACAGCATCAGTACAGCTG ACAACACAGACAGCTCAGATGAGTGTGGGACAGATCCTGCACCAAAGGAAAAGACGGCCTTCTTCCTGTGGCGAGGCCGTCACTCCAGTGTCAGTGGACGGGACACAGCTGCTTTCCTTTCCATCGGGATGAGGAACCATGAAGAGTCACAG GTGGTTGTGCCTCAGGGAAAAGAACCGCCCTGTTTCCTGCAGCTTTTCAAGGGAGGCTTGGTCATTCACAAAGGAAAGCAAGAGGAAGCTTCCATCAACACAG ACGGTTGGCGTCTGTTTTGTGTGCGAGGGGAGCTCCCAGAAGAGGGTTTTCTGTTAGAGGTGGACTGCTGCTGTGCGGGTCTGAGGTCTAGAGGCTGTGTTGTCCTGCTAAATGGCCAGCAGGGAGTGCTCTATCTCTGGATTGGTTGTAAGGCTCACAGCAGCACAAAGGAAGTCAGCAAGAGGGTGGTGGAGGTCCTCTCTAAAAT ttgTCCATCAGAGGTGGGTTTAAGCAAAAGCAGCCCTGTAAAGGTGCAGGTAGTAGAGGAAGGTTCAGAGCCAGAAGACTTCTGGACAGCACTGGGACAAAAGGACAGGAAGGCCTATGACTGCATGCTGCAAG ATCCAGGAAAGTATAACTTCACGCCTCGCCTCTTCCACCTGAGTGCCTCCTCTGGGAGTTTCCAGGCCGAGGAGCTCCAGAGTCCGATACAGATGCCGGGGCTTGTGATGGCAATGCCTTTTGTCCAGGAGAGCCTGTACAGTGTACCACAACCAG CTTTGTTCCTGCTTGACAACCGTCTGGAGGTCTACTTGTGGCAGAGAGGTCAGCCTGAGCAGACAGAGAGCTCCTCAGCCTGGAGACTCTGGCATCATGAGAGGAAGTGTGCCATGCAGACAGCGCTGCAGTACTGCAAAG aaataaaccagaGAAGGCCGCCACATGCATATCTCATCCTCGAGGGGGCTGAGCCTCTCACCTTCACTAATGTCTTCCCACGCTGGGAGAAAAGCCTTGAACCTCATGCACAG GGTGATACAGGGCGAGCGAAGCTGACCTTGGTGCAGGACGCCCTGGCCCAGCTCATGAAGACCCAGTATCCTCTGGAGGAGCTGCTGCGGAGCCCCCTTCCTGAAGGAGTGGACCCCCAGCGCCTGGAAGTCTACCTGTCCAACGAGGACTTTCAG ACTATTTTGGAAATGAAGAGAGATGAATATGCCTCCCTCCCAAGCTGGAAGCAAATTGATCTGAAGAAAAGCAAAGGGCTGTTTTGTTAG